Proteins from a genomic interval of Falco rusticolus isolate bFalRus1 chromosome 7, bFalRus1.pri, whole genome shotgun sequence:
- the WDR89 gene encoding WD repeat-containing protein 89 isoform X2 has protein sequence MGLDFFFKHRFLTTLGTAFGMTAVEKIEEQLASLRIAKRSVLREEPAYLLDIDISKPAQSESNRFVAVSCSNKSIRVYNRETLNFLREYSSCPGILNGVRFAHTCDSVVFSACSDGTVKCWDIRSATQKAVQIFSGYPSNIFISFDINCSDIIICAGTEQVEKDTFLVFWDARGVTNSASATKEPLGVYSECHNDDITKICFHPIKPNLVVSGATDGLVNVFDINKDNEEDALISTCNSDSSVSFIGWSGKDYKQVYCMTHDEGFCWWDIAQVDTEEPITLLHVLDVRDTVCVENNSLHYLVGGLYHEKADKLFLIGGTSTGNIHLISCGANGLSWVGSLCGGHSATVRSFCWNLTEESLLTGGEDAQLLLWKPGAVERSLAKKASMKIGSSVQNRVRVHNSSLKRRKK, from the exons ATGGGACTGGACTTCTTTTTCAAACACAG gTTTCTGACAACATTAGGAACAGCATTTGGGATGACTGCAGTGGAGAAGATTGAGGAGCAGCTTGCCAGTCTGCGCATAGCAAAACGTTCTGTGCTAAGAGAGGAACCTGCTTACTTACTGGATATAGACATTTCCAAACCTGCTCAATCTGAAAGCAATCGCTTTGTGGCAGTTTCGTGTTCCAATAAGTCAATTAGGGTATATAACAGGGAAACATTAAACTTCCTGCGGGAGTACAGTAGCTGTCCTGGGATACTAAATGGTGTCCGATTTGCACACACGTGTGACAGCGTAGTGTTCTCAGCGTGCAGTGACGGTACAGTAAAATGTTGGGATATTCGTTCAGCAACTCAGAAAGCTGTGCAGATATTTAGTGGCTATCCTTCCaacattttcatcagttttgatATCAACTGCAGTGATATCATAATTTGTGCTGGAACAGAACAGGTTGAAAAGGACACGTTTCTGGTGTTTTGGGATGCAAGAGGCGTTACAAACTCTGCCAGTGCAACTAAAGAACCCTTGGGAGTCTATTCTGAGTGTCACAATGATGATATCactaaaatttgttttcatccAATCAAACCCAATTTGGTAGTTTCTGGGGCAACTGATGGATTGGTTAATGTATTTGACATTAACAAGGATAATGAAGAAGATGCTTTGATATCAACTTGCAATTCAGATTCATCAGTAAGTTTTATTGGCTGGTCTGGGAAAGATTATAAACAGGTCTACTGCATGACACATGATGAGGGATTTTGTTGGTGGGACATTGCTCAGGTAGATACCGAAGAACCGATAACACTATTGCACGTTCTGGATGTCAGAGACACCGTCTGTGTTGAAAACAACAGCTTACATTACCTGGTAGGTGGGCTGTACCATGAAAAGGCAGACAAACTCTTTCTTATTGGGGGAACATCCACAGGAAACATTCACCTCATCAGCTGCGGCGCCAACGGGCTGAGCTGGGTGGGTAGCCTTTGTGGAGGACACTCTGCCACGGTTCGTTCCTTCTGCTGGAACCTGACAGAGGAGTCTCTGCTGACGGGTGGAGAGGATGCTCAGCTGTTGCTATGGAAACCCGGAGCTGTGGAAAGGTCCCTCGCAAAGAAAGCATCTATGAAGATTGGTTCTTCCGTGCAGAACAGAGTAAGAGTTCACAACAGCTCCctcaaaaggaggaaaaagtaa
- the WDR89 gene encoding WD repeat-containing protein 89 isoform X1, producing MAGAGGSQGPGYGARVRTPGGAGPGFLTTLGTAFGMTAVEKIEEQLASLRIAKRSVLREEPAYLLDIDISKPAQSESNRFVAVSCSNKSIRVYNRETLNFLREYSSCPGILNGVRFAHTCDSVVFSACSDGTVKCWDIRSATQKAVQIFSGYPSNIFISFDINCSDIIICAGTEQVEKDTFLVFWDARGVTNSASATKEPLGVYSECHNDDITKICFHPIKPNLVVSGATDGLVNVFDINKDNEEDALISTCNSDSSVSFIGWSGKDYKQVYCMTHDEGFCWWDIAQVDTEEPITLLHVLDVRDTVCVENNSLHYLVGGLYHEKADKLFLIGGTSTGNIHLISCGANGLSWVGSLCGGHSATVRSFCWNLTEESLLTGGEDAQLLLWKPGAVERSLAKKASMKIGSSVQNRVRVHNSSLKRRKK from the coding sequence gTTTCTGACAACATTAGGAACAGCATTTGGGATGACTGCAGTGGAGAAGATTGAGGAGCAGCTTGCCAGTCTGCGCATAGCAAAACGTTCTGTGCTAAGAGAGGAACCTGCTTACTTACTGGATATAGACATTTCCAAACCTGCTCAATCTGAAAGCAATCGCTTTGTGGCAGTTTCGTGTTCCAATAAGTCAATTAGGGTATATAACAGGGAAACATTAAACTTCCTGCGGGAGTACAGTAGCTGTCCTGGGATACTAAATGGTGTCCGATTTGCACACACGTGTGACAGCGTAGTGTTCTCAGCGTGCAGTGACGGTACAGTAAAATGTTGGGATATTCGTTCAGCAACTCAGAAAGCTGTGCAGATATTTAGTGGCTATCCTTCCaacattttcatcagttttgatATCAACTGCAGTGATATCATAATTTGTGCTGGAACAGAACAGGTTGAAAAGGACACGTTTCTGGTGTTTTGGGATGCAAGAGGCGTTACAAACTCTGCCAGTGCAACTAAAGAACCCTTGGGAGTCTATTCTGAGTGTCACAATGATGATATCactaaaatttgttttcatccAATCAAACCCAATTTGGTAGTTTCTGGGGCAACTGATGGATTGGTTAATGTATTTGACATTAACAAGGATAATGAAGAAGATGCTTTGATATCAACTTGCAATTCAGATTCATCAGTAAGTTTTATTGGCTGGTCTGGGAAAGATTATAAACAGGTCTACTGCATGACACATGATGAGGGATTTTGTTGGTGGGACATTGCTCAGGTAGATACCGAAGAACCGATAACACTATTGCACGTTCTGGATGTCAGAGACACCGTCTGTGTTGAAAACAACAGCTTACATTACCTGGTAGGTGGGCTGTACCATGAAAAGGCAGACAAACTCTTTCTTATTGGGGGAACATCCACAGGAAACATTCACCTCATCAGCTGCGGCGCCAACGGGCTGAGCTGGGTGGGTAGCCTTTGTGGAGGACACTCTGCCACGGTTCGTTCCTTCTGCTGGAACCTGACAGAGGAGTCTCTGCTGACGGGTGGAGAGGATGCTCAGCTGTTGCTATGGAAACCCGGAGCTGTGGAAAGGTCCCTCGCAAAGAAAGCATCTATGAAGATTGGTTCTTCCGTGCAGAACAGAGTAAGAGTTCACAACAGCTCCctcaaaaggaggaaaaagtaa
- the WDR89 gene encoding WD repeat-containing protein 89 isoform X3 — protein sequence MTAVEKIEEQLASLRIAKRSVLREEPAYLLDIDISKPAQSESNRFVAVSCSNKSIRVYNRETLNFLREYSSCPGILNGVRFAHTCDSVVFSACSDGTVKCWDIRSATQKAVQIFSGYPSNIFISFDINCSDIIICAGTEQVEKDTFLVFWDARGVTNSASATKEPLGVYSECHNDDITKICFHPIKPNLVVSGATDGLVNVFDINKDNEEDALISTCNSDSSVSFIGWSGKDYKQVYCMTHDEGFCWWDIAQVDTEEPITLLHVLDVRDTVCVENNSLHYLVGGLYHEKADKLFLIGGTSTGNIHLISCGANGLSWVGSLCGGHSATVRSFCWNLTEESLLTGGEDAQLLLWKPGAVERSLAKKASMKIGSSVQNRVRVHNSSLKRRKK from the coding sequence ATGACTGCAGTGGAGAAGATTGAGGAGCAGCTTGCCAGTCTGCGCATAGCAAAACGTTCTGTGCTAAGAGAGGAACCTGCTTACTTACTGGATATAGACATTTCCAAACCTGCTCAATCTGAAAGCAATCGCTTTGTGGCAGTTTCGTGTTCCAATAAGTCAATTAGGGTATATAACAGGGAAACATTAAACTTCCTGCGGGAGTACAGTAGCTGTCCTGGGATACTAAATGGTGTCCGATTTGCACACACGTGTGACAGCGTAGTGTTCTCAGCGTGCAGTGACGGTACAGTAAAATGTTGGGATATTCGTTCAGCAACTCAGAAAGCTGTGCAGATATTTAGTGGCTATCCTTCCaacattttcatcagttttgatATCAACTGCAGTGATATCATAATTTGTGCTGGAACAGAACAGGTTGAAAAGGACACGTTTCTGGTGTTTTGGGATGCAAGAGGCGTTACAAACTCTGCCAGTGCAACTAAAGAACCCTTGGGAGTCTATTCTGAGTGTCACAATGATGATATCactaaaatttgttttcatccAATCAAACCCAATTTGGTAGTTTCTGGGGCAACTGATGGATTGGTTAATGTATTTGACATTAACAAGGATAATGAAGAAGATGCTTTGATATCAACTTGCAATTCAGATTCATCAGTAAGTTTTATTGGCTGGTCTGGGAAAGATTATAAACAGGTCTACTGCATGACACATGATGAGGGATTTTGTTGGTGGGACATTGCTCAGGTAGATACCGAAGAACCGATAACACTATTGCACGTTCTGGATGTCAGAGACACCGTCTGTGTTGAAAACAACAGCTTACATTACCTGGTAGGTGGGCTGTACCATGAAAAGGCAGACAAACTCTTTCTTATTGGGGGAACATCCACAGGAAACATTCACCTCATCAGCTGCGGCGCCAACGGGCTGAGCTGGGTGGGTAGCCTTTGTGGAGGACACTCTGCCACGGTTCGTTCCTTCTGCTGGAACCTGACAGAGGAGTCTCTGCTGACGGGTGGAGAGGATGCTCAGCTGTTGCTATGGAAACCCGGAGCTGTGGAAAGGTCCCTCGCAAAGAAAGCATCTATGAAGATTGGTTCTTCCGTGCAGAACAGAGTAAGAGTTCACAACAGCTCCctcaaaaggaggaaaaagtaa